In the Deltaproteobacteria bacterium genome, TCTCGGGCAGCCTCTTGGCCCCGAAAAGAAGGAGGACGATGATGGCGATGATGACAAGCTCTGTGGGTCCTAAACCGAACATAGAGATCTCCTTCAGGCGGATCGGGTGCCGGAAATGCCTTTCTCCCAATGTCTTGGTCCGGGGACTTGGCGTTCCCCGGGGAGGACTGAAGATGGAGAAGGAGATGCCTTCCCGATCCATTCGATGAGTTCCTTGGGGGGGAATGAATCGTCGGGGCCGATTTCCAGGATCCTATACCCCGATCGAGCAAAGAGGGCCGCCGCCACGCCCATCCCTTCTCCTGAAGGACTTTCGCAATAGGGAGAATGGATACCGCAGGAAGGGCTCTTGTCCTTGAGCAGGATGATTCCCGCTCCGAAGGTCCGTGCAAGATGCAAGCCCTCCGCCGCCCCCCTCAAGAAGGCCCGGGTCACGTCTTCCCCCGCCTCGTTCAGGACCTTGGCCCTGCCATGGATGACGTCCCGGCCGTCTCCTCCCTTGATATGGGCGGGGGGGCGCGGCGTGGGAAGCCCTCCCAGTTGTTCCGGGCAGAATGGGATGAACCGGGCGGATGGGGCGAAGGCCATGAGGGCCGGGGCTCCCTTTTCCCGGCCGTCGTATCGGCAATGGAGGCCGAGAAGACAGGCGCTCACCAGGATGGGGACCTTTTCAAAGGTCGGTACTCGGCTAACCGTCGAATCGGATGGGATCTTCATTTTCCTCCCGAGCTTCCACGGACCCGATGTGATAGGCGGTTTCCCCCATGGCTTCGAGCCTTAAGAGAATCTCATCCAGGTCCTCCTCGGCAACGGTCATGGCCAGGCCGAGCCCATTGTTGAAGGTGCGCATCATTTCCTCCCGTGATATCTTTCCCACCCTTTGGAGATATTGAAAGACAGGCTGCGGCGTCCAGGAACGGGTGTTGACGACCACCTTGCACTGCCTGGGAAGGATTCGTGGGAGGTTTTCCATGAGACCTCCGCCCGTGATATGGGCGATACCGTAAATCTTGAAATCCCGCCGCATGTTCCGGATGGCGCGGGCATAGATCCTCGTTGGTTCCAGGAGTTCTTCACCGAGAGTTCGTCCGAAATCTTCCACGTAGTCGTTGACCGACATCTTGAGTTCTTCGAAGAAAATCTTTCTCACCAGGGAATAGCCGTTGCTGTGAAGGCCGCTTGAAGCGATCCCCACGAGTTGATGCCCCACGGCGATCTCGGAACCGTCCAGGAGTTGGTCGTTGTCCGTCAATCCCACCACAAAACCCGCGATGTCGTACTCGTCCTCTCCGTAAAAGCCGGGCATTTCGGCCGTTTCTCCACCGATAAGGGAACAGTCCGCTTCCCTGCATCCCTCGACGATCCCCTTTACAATCTCAACGGCCTTGTCGACGTTCAGTTTGCCCATGGAGATGTAATCGAGCATGAAAAGGGGAAAGGCCCCCTGCACCATGATATCGTTGACGCACATGGCCACCAGATCGATCCCGATGGTGTCATGTTTGTCCATCAGAAAGGCCACCTTGAGCTTGGTCCCGACACCGTCGGTCGAGGAGACCAGTACGGGATCCTTGAAGTCCTGGACATGCAGGGAAAAGAGGCCGGCGAAACCCCCAATATCCGTGATGACCCCTGACTTGAAGGTGGTGCTTACCAGGGGCTTTATGCGTTCCACGAGGCGGTTGCCGGCATCGATATCCACGCCGGCCTCCGCGTACCGATCCTTCTTAGGCTTTGCCATTGTTCGCTATCCTTGCTGGGCCCCGGTGGAGCTTGGAAAGACCTTGAATGTTTAACCCAGATAACCAGAGGAACGTCTTCGCGCCCTCCGTCCGCCTTGAATCCCAGGCGGACTTATGTAGTTACCTGATCCGGATTCAATCCTCCCTATATCTTTCTTGTGATCTCCCTGTCAATCGTTTTCCAAGGGGTGTTTTGGCATACAGGACCTGTGCGGGCGGTTTTATCCGGTGTCCTGAATGGGCACAAATGGGAGGGGAGAATCTCTGATACGGGATTGGAGAACGGGATCAGTCCCGGACCAGGACCCTGAGCAAGAGGTCTCCTCTATCCCCTTTTTCGGAATAGCGACCCAGGCCGGAGAGGCGAAGCAGGGTGCCGTGCCGGATCCCGGGGGGAACCATGACCCTCAAGATCCGGTTACGGAGGCCCCATTGGACGTTGACCAGCTTGTAGGTCCCTTCCCGCGCTTCCCGGGGGGTTATGACGAGATTCCCGTAAAGATCCGGACCCCCGACGGAGGCCGCCGGGCGGATGACCTGGAGGCGGGGTGTCCGCCCCCTTTCCGTGGAAGTCCTGAGGCGTTTCGTGATTCCGGTCTGGGGAAGGCTCAGGAACAGCTTCAGAAAGGCCATTCCAGCCAAAAAACCGCCCACGTGGGCCCACCAGGCGATTCCGCCCGCCTGGCCTGCACTTCCCGTTGCGCTTAAAAACTGGATCAGAAACCATATCCCCAGGAAGAGAAAGGCAGGCAGTTCCACGAAATAGGGGATAAAAAAAATGGGAATCAGGGTCAGGATCTTGGCTCCCGGGTAAAGGAGCAAATATGCCCCCATGACACCGG is a window encoding:
- a CDS encoding DUF523 domain-containing protein; this encodes MKIPSDSTVSRVPTFEKVPILVSACLLGLHCRYDGREKGAPALMAFAPSARFIPFCPEQLGGLPTPRPPAHIKGGDGRDVIHGRAKVLNEAGEDVTRAFLRGAAEGLHLARTFGAGIILLKDKSPSCGIHSPYCESPSGEGMGVAAALFARSGYRILEIGPDDSFPPKELIEWIGKASPSPSSVLPGERQVPGPRHWEKGISGTRSA
- a CDS encoding phosphoribosylformylglycinamidine cyclo-ligase gives rise to the protein MAKPKKDRYAEAGVDIDAGNRLVERIKPLVSTTFKSGVITDIGGFAGLFSLHVQDFKDPVLVSSTDGVGTKLKVAFLMDKHDTIGIDLVAMCVNDIMVQGAFPLFMLDYISMGKLNVDKAVEIVKGIVEGCREADCSLIGGETAEMPGFYGEDEYDIAGFVVGLTDNDQLLDGSEIAVGHQLVGIASSGLHSNGYSLVRKIFFEELKMSVNDYVEDFGRTLGEELLEPTRIYARAIRNMRRDFKIYGIAHITGGGLMENLPRILPRQCKVVVNTRSWTPQPVFQYLQRVGKISREEMMRTFNNGLGLAMTVAEEDLDEILLRLEAMGETAYHIGSVEAREENEDPIRFDG
- a CDS encoding rhomboid family intramembrane serine protease; translated protein: MIPIRDTTPSKNYPVVNTIIIASNVFFYLVQLAQGPALDRFILLYGLVPIRYSVPEVSVHFTFFQQIFSLFSFMFLHGGFFHLLGNMWTLYIFGDNVEDRLGPLRYLLFYLACGLTSGLFHLSMNWHSPVPTIGASGAIAGVMGAYLLLYPGAKILTLIPIFFIPYFVELPAFLFLGIWFLIQFLSATGSAGQAGGIAWWAHVGGFLAGMAFLKLFLSLPQTGITKRLRTSTERGRTPRLQVIRPAASVGGPDLYGNLVITPREAREGTYKLVNVQWGLRNRILRVMVPPGIRHGTLLRLSGLGRYSEKGDRGDLLLRVLVRD